A window from Sinorhizobium fredii encodes these proteins:
- a CDS encoding protease inhibitor Inh/omp19 family protein has translation MRVFHAAAGLVIVLALTGCQRTSFGGFGSQDVSAAPAPLQAQPVPSVSAGQLPDPTTSTSQFPSAPTGTPAGAPAGTQVAAATNALDVTKESMVGNWRVSSAGSSCDMFLTLTNLGSGSRGGTRGCAGELTAMGSWEVAGKQVVLKDRSGNPIARLYKTADSRFDGSTNGGQPVSLSR, from the coding sequence ATGCGGGTTTTTCATGCGGCGGCGGGGCTTGTTATTGTGCTTGCGCTGACCGGATGCCAGCGGACATCCTTTGGCGGCTTCGGTTCCCAGGATGTTTCTGCCGCGCCTGCTCCCCTGCAAGCGCAGCCGGTGCCGTCGGTCTCGGCGGGCCAGCTGCCCGATCCGACGACGAGCACCTCGCAATTCCCTAGCGCTCCGACAGGCACCCCGGCCGGCGCGCCCGCGGGCACGCAGGTGGCCGCCGCCACCAACGCCCTCGACGTGACGAAGGAATCCATGGTCGGCAACTGGCGCGTTTCGAGCGCCGGCAGTTCCTGCGACATGTTCCTGACGCTGACCAATCTCGGCAGCGGCTCGCGCGGCGGCACGCGCGGCTGCGCCGGCGAACTGACGGCGATGGGATCGTGGGAAGTGGCCGGTAAGCAGGTCGTGCTCAAGGATCGCAGCGGCAATCCGATCGCCCGCCTCTACAAGACCGCCGATTCGCGCTTCGACGGCTCGACCAATGGCGGCCAGCCGGTGAGCCTCAGCCGCTGA
- the zapE gene encoding cell division protein ZapE, with translation MLNPDDSILHRLEALVAGGERQRDPAQFAIARRLDHLTAELMASRPSRKANALGWLFAARKKDQAPVKGLYIHGGVGRGKTMLMDMFFDAVPIQRKRRAHFHEFMADVHERIYKHRQRLKNGETKQADPIPPVASELFAEARLLCFDEFSVTDIADAMILGRLFGELFAKGCVLVATSNVEPSELYREGLNRGLFLPFIDLLKAHAELISLDTDTDYRLRKTDGNPVWLSPLGPEAEAAMDRAWYVATNGAPAGPAEIGRKGRKIRVPDAVGDCARFTFADLCAQPLGAADYLAILSHYRTIFLDHVPHLGPHMRNETKRFIMLVDALYDQGARLFASAAAEPERLLIAKKGIEGFEFDRTVSRLIEMQSEEYAAQHTENTAFP, from the coding sequence GTGCTCAATCCTGACGACAGTATTCTCCACAGACTCGAAGCGCTCGTTGCGGGCGGAGAGCGGCAGCGTGACCCGGCGCAATTTGCAATCGCAAGACGGCTCGACCATCTGACCGCGGAGCTCATGGCCAGCCGGCCGTCGCGCAAGGCGAACGCGCTCGGCTGGCTGTTCGCGGCCCGCAAGAAGGACCAGGCGCCTGTCAAGGGTCTCTACATCCATGGCGGCGTCGGCCGCGGCAAGACCATGCTGATGGACATGTTCTTCGACGCGGTGCCGATACAGCGCAAGCGGCGCGCCCATTTCCACGAGTTCATGGCGGATGTGCACGAGCGCATCTACAAGCACCGGCAGAGGCTGAAGAACGGCGAGACCAAGCAGGCCGATCCGATCCCGCCGGTCGCTTCCGAGCTCTTTGCCGAGGCGCGGCTCCTGTGTTTCGACGAATTCTCGGTGACCGACATTGCCGATGCGATGATCCTCGGACGCCTCTTCGGCGAACTCTTCGCAAAGGGCTGCGTGCTCGTCGCGACCTCGAACGTGGAGCCTTCCGAGCTTTATCGCGAGGGGCTCAACCGCGGGCTGTTTCTGCCTTTCATCGATCTCCTGAAGGCCCATGCGGAACTCATTTCGCTCGACACGGACACCGACTATCGCCTGCGCAAGACGGACGGAAATCCCGTCTGGCTGTCGCCGCTCGGACCGGAAGCGGAAGCCGCGATGGATCGCGCCTGGTATGTGGCGACCAACGGCGCGCCCGCCGGGCCGGCGGAGATCGGCCGGAAGGGGCGGAAGATCCGCGTGCCGGATGCGGTCGGCGACTGTGCCCGCTTCACCTTTGCCGATCTCTGCGCCCAGCCGCTCGGCGCGGCCGACTATCTTGCCATCCTCTCGCACTACAGGACGATCTTCCTCGACCACGTTCCGCATCTCGGGCCGCATATGCGCAACGAGACGAAGCGCTTCATCATGCTCGTCGACGCGCTCTACGACCAGGGCGCCCGTCTCTTCGCCTCCGCCGCTGCCGAACCGGAACGGCTGCTGATCGCCAAGAAGGGCATTGAAGGCTTCGAATTCGACCGGACGGTTTCCCGTCTGATCGAGATGCAAAGCGAGGAATATGCCGCGCAACATACTGAAAACACGGCCTTTCCATGA
- the mdh gene encoding malate dehydrogenase: MARNKIALIGSGMIGGTLAHLAGLKELGDIVLFDIADGIPQGKGLDIAQSSPVEGFDASLTGASDYAAIEGADVCIVTAGVPRKPGMSRDDLLGINLKVMEQVGAGIKKYAPNAFVICITNPLDAMVWALQKFSGLPKNKVVGMAGVLDSSRFRLFLAQEFNVSVQDITAFVLGGHGDTMVPLARYSTVAGIPLTDLVQMGWVTKDRLEEIIQRTRDGGAEIVGLLKTGSAYYAPAASAIEMAEAYLKDKKRVLPCAAHLSGQYGVKDMYVGVPTVIGAGGVERIIEIDLNKGEKEAFDKSVAAVAGLCEACIGIAPSLKQ; the protein is encoded by the coding sequence ATGGCGCGCAACAAGATCGCACTTATTGGTTCAGGGATGATTGGTGGCACGCTGGCGCATCTCGCCGGCCTGAAAGAATTGGGTGACATCGTTCTGTTCGATATCGCCGACGGCATCCCCCAGGGTAAGGGCCTCGACATCGCCCAGTCCTCGCCGGTCGAAGGTTTCGACGCATCCCTGACGGGCGCAAGCGACTATGCGGCGATCGAAGGTGCCGACGTCTGCATCGTCACCGCCGGCGTTCCGCGCAAGCCCGGCATGAGCCGCGACGACCTGCTCGGCATCAACCTGAAGGTCATGGAACAGGTCGGCGCCGGCATCAAGAAATATGCTCCGAACGCCTTCGTCATCTGCATCACCAACCCGCTCGACGCCATGGTCTGGGCGCTGCAGAAGTTCTCCGGGCTGCCGAAGAACAAGGTCGTCGGCATGGCCGGCGTGCTCGACTCCTCGCGCTTCCGGCTCTTCCTTGCCCAGGAATTCAACGTTTCGGTTCAGGATATCACCGCCTTCGTTCTCGGCGGCCATGGCGACACGATGGTGCCGCTCGCCCGCTATTCGACCGTTGCCGGCATTCCGCTGACCGACCTCGTGCAGATGGGCTGGGTCACCAAGGACCGTCTGGAAGAAATCATCCAGCGCACCCGTGACGGCGGCGCTGAGATCGTCGGCCTTCTGAAGACCGGCTCGGCCTATTACGCTCCGGCCGCTTCCGCGATCGAAATGGCCGAAGCCTACCTCAAGGACAAGAAGCGCGTGCTCCCCTGCGCAGCGCATCTATCCGGCCAGTACGGCGTCAAGGACATGTATGTCGGCGTGCCGACGGTCATTGGCGCCGGCGGCGTCGAGCGCATCATCGAGATCGACCTCAACAAGGGCGAGAAGGAAGCCTTCGACAAGTCGGTCGCCGCCGTCGCCGGGCTTTGCGAAGCCTGCATCGGCATCGCGCCCAGCCTGAAGCAGTAA
- the sucD gene encoding succinate--CoA ligase subunit alpha — protein sequence MSILVNKNTKVLVQGLTGKTGTFHTEQALAYYGTQMVGGIHPKKGGETWTGSKGETLPIFTSVAEGREKTGADASVIYVPPAGAADAIIEAIDAEIPFITCITEGIPVADMVRVKARLDRSKSRLLGPNCPGILTPEECKIGIMPGSIFRKGSVGIVSRSGTLTYEAVFQTSNESLGQTTAVGIGGDPVKGTEFIDVLEMFLADEATTSIIMIGEIGGSAEEDAAQFLIDEAKKGRKKPMAGFIAGRTAPKGRTMGHAGAVVSGGKGDAESKIAAMEQAGIRVSPSPARLGKTLVEVLKG from the coding sequence ATGTCGATTCTCGTCAATAAGAACACCAAGGTCCTCGTTCAGGGCCTGACCGGCAAGACCGGCACCTTCCATACCGAACAGGCGCTTGCCTATTACGGCACGCAGATGGTCGGCGGGATTCACCCGAAGAAGGGCGGCGAAACCTGGACCGGCTCCAAGGGCGAAACCCTGCCGATCTTCACCTCGGTTGCCGAAGGCCGTGAAAAGACCGGTGCGGACGCATCCGTGATCTATGTTCCGCCGGCAGGCGCTGCGGACGCGATCATCGAGGCGATTGATGCGGAAATCCCGTTCATCACCTGCATTACCGAGGGCATCCCGGTTGCCGACATGGTGCGCGTCAAGGCTCGCCTCGACCGCTCCAAGTCGCGCCTGCTCGGCCCGAACTGCCCCGGCATCCTGACGCCGGAAGAATGCAAGATCGGCATCATGCCGGGCTCGATCTTCCGCAAGGGCTCGGTCGGCATCGTCTCGCGCTCCGGCACGCTGACCTATGAAGCCGTGTTCCAGACCTCCAACGAGAGCCTCGGCCAGACGACGGCCGTCGGCATCGGCGGCGACCCGGTCAAGGGCACGGAGTTCATCGACGTGCTCGAGATGTTCCTGGCGGACGAAGCCACGACCTCGATCATCATGATCGGCGAAATCGGCGGCTCGGCCGAAGAGGATGCCGCGCAGTTCCTCATCGACGAGGCCAAAAAGGGCCGCAAGAAGCCGATGGCCGGCTTCATCGCGGGCCGTACCGCGCCGAAGGGCCGTACCATGGGCCACGCCGGCGCCGTCGTTTCCGGCGGCAAGGGCGATGCGGAATCCAAGATCGCTGCGATGGAGCAGGCAGGCATCCGCGTGTCGCCGTCGCCGGCCCGTCTCGGCAAGACGCTGGTCGAAGTCCTCAAGGGCTGA
- the sucC gene encoding ADP-forming succinate--CoA ligase subunit beta, producing the protein MNIHEYQAKALLKSYGAPVAEGVAIFSADEAEAAAKSLPGPLYVVKSQIHAGGRGKGKFKELSADAKGGVRLAFSVDEAKAHAKEMIGNTLVTAQTGAAGKQVNRLYIEDGADIDRELYLSLLVDRSVGQIAFVVSTEGGMDIEAVAHDTPEKIVNVAINPEAGVTAADLAKLTSALKLEGEAKADAEKLFPILYKAFVEKDMSLLEINPLIVMKNGRMRVLDAKVSFDGNALFRHDDIKALRDETEEDAKEIEASKWDLAYVALDGNIGCMVNGAGLAMATMDIIKLYGKEPANFCDVGGGAGKEKVAAAFKIITADPKVEGILVNIFGGIMKCDVIAEGVVAAVQEVGLKVPLVVRLEGTNVELGKKILNESGLAITAADDLDDAAKKIVAAING; encoded by the coding sequence ATGAACATTCATGAGTATCAGGCCAAGGCTCTCCTGAAGAGCTATGGCGCGCCGGTCGCGGAAGGTGTCGCGATCTTCTCCGCCGACGAGGCTGAAGCCGCTGCCAAGTCGCTCCCGGGCCCGCTTTACGTGGTCAAGAGCCAGATCCATGCCGGCGGTCGCGGCAAGGGCAAGTTCAAGGAACTTTCCGCCGACGCCAAGGGCGGCGTGCGTCTCGCCTTCTCGGTCGATGAAGCCAAGGCTCATGCCAAGGAAATGATCGGCAACACGCTCGTCACTGCGCAGACCGGCGCTGCCGGCAAGCAGGTGAACCGCCTCTACATCGAGGACGGCGCCGACATCGATCGCGAACTCTATCTTTCGCTGCTCGTCGACCGCTCGGTCGGCCAGATCGCCTTCGTCGTTTCGACGGAAGGCGGCATGGACATCGAGGCTGTTGCGCACGACACGCCGGAAAAGATCGTCAACGTCGCGATCAACCCGGAAGCTGGCGTCACCGCCGCCGATCTCGCCAAGCTCACCTCGGCCCTGAAGCTCGAAGGCGAAGCCAAGGCTGACGCCGAAAAGCTCTTCCCGATCCTTTACAAGGCCTTTGTCGAGAAGGACATGAGCCTGCTCGAGATCAACCCGCTGATCGTCATGAAGAACGGCCGCATGCGCGTTCTCGATGCCAAGGTCTCTTTCGACGGCAACGCCCTGTTCCGCCACGACGACATCAAGGCGCTGCGCGACGAAACCGAAGAAGACGCCAAGGAAATCGAGGCCTCCAAGTGGGATCTCGCCTATGTCGCGCTCGACGGCAACATCGGCTGCATGGTCAACGGCGCGGGTCTCGCCATGGCGACGATGGACATCATCAAGCTTTACGGCAAGGAGCCGGCGAACTTCTGCGACGTCGGCGGTGGCGCCGGCAAGGAGAAGGTCGCGGCAGCCTTCAAGATCATCACGGCCGACCCGAAGGTCGAGGGCATCCTCGTCAACATCTTCGGCGGCATCATGAAGTGCGATGTCATCGCTGAAGGTGTCGTTGCGGCCGTGCAGGAAGTCGGCCTCAAGGTTCCGCTGGTCGTTCGTCTCGAAGGCACGAATGTCGAGCTTGGCAAGAAGATCCTGAACGAATCCGGCCTGGCGATCACCGCCGCCGACGATCTGGATGACGCTGCCAAGAAGATCGTCGCTGCGATCAACGGCTAA
- a CDS encoding 2-oxoglutarate dehydrogenase E1 component, which produces MTRQEANEQFQLTSFLDGANAAYIEQLHARYEADPASVSAEWQAFFKALADRPEDVVKAAKGASWKKKNWPITANGELVSALDGDWGTVEKAIEKKVKAKAEEAAAATGTLASAADIHQATRDSVRAIMMIRAYRARGHLHAKLDPLGLAAPVEDYNELSPSNYGFDEKDLDRKIFIDNVLGLEYASIREMVEILERTYCSTIGVEFMHMSNPEEKAWIQERIEGPDKGVEFTPEGKRAILQKLIEAEGFEQFIDVKYKGTKRFGVDGGESLIPALEQIIKRGGQLGLKEIVLGMAHRGRLNVLSQVMAKPHRAIFHEFKGGSYAPDDVEGSGDVKYHLGASSDREFDGNKVHLSLTANPSHLEIVNPVVMGKARAKQDQMATVFEGDIIPLRERVKVMPLLLHGDAAFAGQGVVAEILGLSGLRGHRVAGTVHFIINNQIGFTTNPAFSRSSPYPSDVAKMIEAPIFHVNGDDPEAVVYGAKVATEFRMKFHKPVVVDMFCYRRFGHNEGDEPAFTQPRMYKAIRAHKTVVQLYSERLIAQGIITEGEVEKMKADWRAHLEQEFEAGQSYKPNKADWLDGLWSGLRTADNQDEQRRGRTSVPMKQLKEIGRKLSEIPAGFNAHRTIQRFMENRANMIQTGEGVDWAMAEALAFGTLVTEGTKIRLSGQDCERGTFSQRHSVLYDQETEERYIPLANLSPSQARYEVINSMLSEEAVLGFEYGYSLARPNALTLWEAQFGDFANGAQVVFDQFVSSGERKWLRMSGLVCLLPHGYEGQGPEHSSARLERFLQLCAEDNMQVANVTTPANYFHILRRQVKRDFRKPLVLMTPKSLLRHKRAISSLSEMAGESSFHRLLWDDAEVIKDGPIKLQKDSKIRRVVLCTGKVYYDLLEEREKRGIDDIYLLRVEQLYPFPAKALINELSRFRHAEMVWCQEEPKNMGAWSFIDPYLEWVLAHIDAKYQRVRYTGRPAAASPATGLMSKHLAQLAAFLEDALGG; this is translated from the coding sequence ATGACAAGGCAAGAGGCCAACGAGCAATTCCAGCTCACTTCGTTTCTGGACGGCGCCAATGCCGCCTATATCGAGCAGCTCCATGCGCGCTACGAAGCGGACCCCGCGTCCGTGTCGGCTGAATGGCAGGCCTTCTTCAAGGCGCTCGCCGACCGGCCCGAAGACGTCGTGAAGGCAGCCAAGGGCGCCTCCTGGAAGAAGAAGAACTGGCCGATCACCGCGAATGGCGAACTCGTCTCGGCGCTCGACGGCGACTGGGGCACGGTCGAGAAGGCTATCGAGAAGAAGGTCAAGGCGAAGGCTGAAGAAGCCGCCGCAGCGACCGGTACCCTCGCCAGCGCTGCCGACATCCATCAGGCGACGCGCGATTCCGTTCGCGCCATCATGATGATCCGCGCCTATCGCGCCCGCGGCCACCTGCATGCCAAGCTCGACCCGCTCGGCCTTGCCGCCCCGGTCGAGGACTACAACGAGCTTTCGCCGTCGAACTACGGTTTCGACGAGAAGGACCTCGACCGCAAGATCTTCATCGACAACGTGCTCGGCCTCGAATACGCGTCCATCCGCGAAATGGTCGAGATCCTCGAGCGGACCTATTGCTCGACGATCGGCGTCGAATTCATGCACATGTCCAACCCCGAGGAGAAGGCCTGGATCCAGGAGCGGATCGAGGGACCGGACAAGGGCGTCGAGTTTACGCCCGAGGGCAAGCGGGCGATCCTGCAGAAGCTCATCGAAGCGGAAGGCTTCGAGCAGTTCATCGACGTCAAGTACAAGGGCACCAAGCGCTTCGGCGTCGACGGCGGTGAATCGCTGATCCCGGCGCTCGAACAGATCATCAAGCGCGGCGGGCAGCTCGGCCTCAAGGAAATCGTTCTCGGCATGGCCCATCGGGGCCGCCTGAACGTCCTCTCGCAGGTCATGGCCAAGCCGCATCGCGCCATCTTCCACGAGTTCAAGGGCGGCTCCTATGCGCCCGACGACGTGGAAGGCTCCGGTGACGTCAAGTATCACCTCGGCGCTTCGTCCGACCGCGAGTTCGACGGCAACAAGGTGCACCTGTCTCTGACGGCGAACCCGTCGCATCTCGAAATCGTCAACCCGGTGGTCATGGGCAAGGCGCGCGCCAAGCAGGACCAGATGGCAACCGTCTTTGAGGGCGATATCATTCCGCTGCGCGAGCGCGTCAAGGTGATGCCGCTGCTGCTCCACGGCGATGCAGCCTTCGCCGGACAGGGCGTGGTTGCCGAAATCCTCGGGCTCTCCGGCCTGCGCGGCCATCGCGTCGCCGGCACCGTCCACTTCATCATCAACAACCAGATCGGCTTCACCACCAACCCGGCCTTCTCGCGGTCCTCGCCCTATCCGTCGGACGTCGCGAAGATGATTGAGGCGCCGATCTTCCACGTCAACGGCGACGATCCGGAAGCCGTCGTCTACGGCGCCAAGGTGGCGACCGAGTTCCGGATGAAGTTCCACAAGCCGGTGGTGGTCGACATGTTCTGCTACCGCCGCTTCGGCCACAACGAGGGCGACGAGCCGGCGTTCACGCAGCCGAGGATGTACAAGGCGATCCGCGCCCACAAGACTGTCGTCCAGCTCTATTCGGAGCGACTGATCGCCCAGGGCATCATCACCGAGGGCGAAGTCGAGAAGATGAAGGCCGACTGGCGCGCCCATCTCGAGCAGGAGTTCGAGGCCGGCCAGTCCTACAAGCCGAACAAGGCCGACTGGCTCGACGGTTTATGGTCGGGCCTGCGCACCGCCGACAACCAGGATGAGCAGCGCCGTGGCCGGACCTCGGTGCCGATGAAGCAGCTCAAGGAAATCGGCCGCAAGCTCTCCGAGATCCCGGCCGGGTTCAACGCGCATCGCACCATCCAGCGCTTCATGGAAAACCGCGCCAACATGATCCAGACCGGCGAGGGTGTCGACTGGGCGATGGCCGAGGCGCTCGCCTTCGGGACGCTCGTCACCGAGGGTACGAAGATCCGCCTATCGGGCCAGGACTGCGAGCGCGGCACCTTCTCGCAGCGCCATTCGGTCCTCTACGACCAGGAGACCGAAGAGCGCTACATTCCGCTCGCCAATCTGTCGCCGAGCCAGGCGCGCTACGAGGTCATCAACTCGATGCTCTCCGAAGAGGCGGTGCTCGGCTTCGAATACGGCTATTCGCTCGCCCGTCCCAACGCGCTGACGCTCTGGGAAGCCCAGTTCGGCGACTTCGCCAACGGCGCGCAGGTGGTCTTCGACCAGTTCGTCTCGTCCGGCGAACGCAAGTGGCTGCGCATGTCGGGCCTCGTCTGCCTGCTGCCGCACGGCTATGAAGGCCAGGGGCCGGAACACTCCTCGGCCCGCCTCGAGCGCTTCCTGCAGCTCTGCGCGGAAGACAACATGCAGGTCGCCAACGTGACCACCCCGGCGAACTACTTCCACATCCTGCGCCGCCAGGTGAAGCGCGATTTCCGCAAGCCGCTGGTCCTGATGACGCCGAAGTCGCTGCTGCGCCACAAGCGGGCAATCTCCAGCCTGTCCGAGATGGCCGGCGAGAGCTCCTTCCACCGCCTGCTATGGGACGATGCGGAAGTCATCAAGGACGGCCCTATCAAGCTGCAGAAGGACTCGAAGATCCGCCGCGTCGTTCTGTGCACGGGCAAGGTCTATTACGACCTTCTGGAGGAACGCGAAAAGCGCGGCATCGACGACATCTATCTGCTGCGCGTCGAGCAGCTCTATCCGTTCCCGGCGAAAGCGCTCATCAACGAACTCAGCCGCTTCCGCCATGCGGAGATGGTCTGGTGCCAGGAAGAGCCGAA